Proteins encoded together in one Solanum lycopersicum chromosome 7, SLM_r2.1 window:
- the LOC101263529 gene encoding homogentisate phytyltransferase 1, chloroplastic isoform X2, whose amino-acid sequence MESLLIGSFHRPSIPVPAEFSPLKTSSHAIVRVLKCKAWKRPKKHYSSSMKLQRQYITQEHVGGSDLSTIAADKKLKGRFLVHASSEHPLESQPSKSPWDSVNDAVDAFYRFSRPHTIIGTALSIISVSLLAVEKFSDFSPLFFTGVLEAIVAALFMNIYIVGLNQLSDIEIDKVNKPYLPLASGEYSVQTGVIVVSSFAILSFWLGWIVGSWPLFWALFISFVLGTAYSINLPLLRWKRFAVVAAMCIFAVRAVIVQIAFYLHIQTYVYKRAAVLSRPLIFATAFMSFFSVVIALFKDIPDIVGDKIFGIQSFTVRLGQERVFWICIGLLEMAYLVAIVVGAASSNTWSKYFTILGHSALALLLWTRAKSVDFSSKAAITSFYMFIWKLFYAEYLLIPLVR is encoded by the exons atggAATCTTTGCTTATTGGGTCCTTTCATAGACCATCAATTCCAGTTCCTGCTGAGTTTTCTCCACTCAAAACCA GTTCACATGCAATAGTACGGGTTTTGAAATGTAAAGCATGGAAGAGACCAAAAAAGCACTATTCCTCTTCAATGAAGTTGCAGCGGCAGTATATCACGCAAGAGCATGTTGGAGGAAGTGATCTAAGCACTATTGCTGCTGATAAAAAACTTAAAGGGAGATTTTTGGTGCACGCATCATCTGAACACCCTCTTGAATCTCAACCTTCTAAAAGTCCTTGGGACTCAGTTAATGATGCCGTAGATGCTTTCTACAGGTTCTCGCGGCCCCATACCATAATAGGAACA GCATTGAGCATAATTTCAGTTTCTCTCCTTGCAGTTGAGAAGTTCTCTGATTTTTCTCCATTATTTTTCACTGGGGTGTTAGAG GCCATTGTTGCTGCCCTATTCATGAACATTTACATAGTTGGTTTAAACCAGTTGTCTGACATCGAAATAGACAAG GTAAACAAGCCATATCTTCCATTGGCATCAGGGGAATACTCTGTACAAACTGGAGTGATTGTTGTGTCGTCTTTTGCCATTTTG AGTTTTTGGCTTGGATGGATCGTTGGTTCCTGGCCTTTATTTTGGGCGCTTTTCATCAGTTTTGTACTGGGAACTGCCTATTCAATAAAT CTACCACTTTTGAGATGGAAGAGATTTGCTGTGGTTGCTGCAATGTGCATCTTTGCTGTACGAGCGGTGATAGTTCAGATAGCTTTTTATTTGCATATTCAG ACTTATGTATATAAAAGAGCAGCTGTCCTTTCAAGACCTTTAATATTTGCAACAGCATTTATGAGTTTTTTCTCAGTTGTTATAGCATTATTCAAG GACATACCTGATATTGTTGGTGACAAGATCTTTGGAATTCAATCTTTTACTGTCCGCTTGGGTCAAGAGAGG GTCTTTTGGATTTGTATTGGTCTACTTGAAATGGCTTATCTTGTTGCCATCGTAGTGGGTGCAGCATCTTCCAACACCTGGAGCAAATATTTTACT ATTCTGGGTCATTCTGCTTTGGCTCTTTTACTTTGGACTCGTGCCAAATCAGTCGACTTCAGTAGTAAAGCAGCAATAACATCCTTTTACATGTTCATATGGAAG CTTTTTTATGCAGAGTATCTGCTCATACCGCTCGTGAGGTGA
- the LOC101263529 gene encoding homogentisate phytyltransferase 1, chloroplastic isoform X1 — protein sequence MESLLIGSFHRPSIPVPAEFSPLKTSSHAIVRVLKCKAWKRPKKHYSSSMKLQRQYITQEHVGGSDLSTIAADKKLKGRFLVHASSEHPLESQPSKSPWDSVNDAVDAFYRFSRPHTIIGTALSIISVSLLAVEKFSDFSPLFFTGVLEAIVAALFMNIYIVGLNQLSDIEIDKVNKPYLPLASGEYSVQTGVIVVSSFAILSFWLGWIVGSWPLFWALFISFVLGTAYSINERFLIGVRKMLLHFQLPLLRWKRFAVVAAMCIFAVRAVIVQIAFYLHIQTYVYKRAAVLSRPLIFATAFMSFFSVVIALFKDIPDIVGDKIFGIQSFTVRLGQERVFWICIGLLEMAYLVAIVVGAASSNTWSKYFTILGHSALALLLWTRAKSVDFSSKAAITSFYMFIWKLFYAEYLLIPLVR from the exons atggAATCTTTGCTTATTGGGTCCTTTCATAGACCATCAATTCCAGTTCCTGCTGAGTTTTCTCCACTCAAAACCA GTTCACATGCAATAGTACGGGTTTTGAAATGTAAAGCATGGAAGAGACCAAAAAAGCACTATTCCTCTTCAATGAAGTTGCAGCGGCAGTATATCACGCAAGAGCATGTTGGAGGAAGTGATCTAAGCACTATTGCTGCTGATAAAAAACTTAAAGGGAGATTTTTGGTGCACGCATCATCTGAACACCCTCTTGAATCTCAACCTTCTAAAAGTCCTTGGGACTCAGTTAATGATGCCGTAGATGCTTTCTACAGGTTCTCGCGGCCCCATACCATAATAGGAACA GCATTGAGCATAATTTCAGTTTCTCTCCTTGCAGTTGAGAAGTTCTCTGATTTTTCTCCATTATTTTTCACTGGGGTGTTAGAG GCCATTGTTGCTGCCCTATTCATGAACATTTACATAGTTGGTTTAAACCAGTTGTCTGACATCGAAATAGACAAG GTAAACAAGCCATATCTTCCATTGGCATCAGGGGAATACTCTGTACAAACTGGAGTGATTGTTGTGTCGTCTTTTGCCATTTTG AGTTTTTGGCTTGGATGGATCGTTGGTTCCTGGCCTTTATTTTGGGCGCTTTTCATCAGTTTTGTACTGGGAACTGCCTATTCAATAAAT GAAAGGTTTCTAATTGGTGTTCGCAAAATGCTTCTACATTTTCAGCTACCACTTTTGAGATGGAAGAGATTTGCTGTGGTTGCTGCAATGTGCATCTTTGCTGTACGAGCGGTGATAGTTCAGATAGCTTTTTATTTGCATATTCAG ACTTATGTATATAAAAGAGCAGCTGTCCTTTCAAGACCTTTAATATTTGCAACAGCATTTATGAGTTTTTTCTCAGTTGTTATAGCATTATTCAAG GACATACCTGATATTGTTGGTGACAAGATCTTTGGAATTCAATCTTTTACTGTCCGCTTGGGTCAAGAGAGG GTCTTTTGGATTTGTATTGGTCTACTTGAAATGGCTTATCTTGTTGCCATCGTAGTGGGTGCAGCATCTTCCAACACCTGGAGCAAATATTTTACT ATTCTGGGTCATTCTGCTTTGGCTCTTTTACTTTGGACTCGTGCCAAATCAGTCGACTTCAGTAGTAAAGCAGCAATAACATCCTTTTACATGTTCATATGGAAG CTTTTTTATGCAGAGTATCTGCTCATACCGCTCGTGAGGTGA
- the LOC101263529 gene encoding homogentisate phytyltransferase 1, chloroplastic isoform X4, with amino-acid sequence MESLLIGSFHRPSIPVPAEFSPLKTSSHAIVRVLKCKAWKRPKKHYSSSMKLQRQYITQEHVGGSDLSTIAADKKLKGRFLVHASSEHPLESQPSKSPWDSVNDAVDAFYRFSRPHTIIGTALSIISVSLLAVEKFSDFSPLFFTGVLEAIVAALFMNIYIVGLNQLSDIEIDKVNKPYLPLASGEYSVQTGVIVVSSFAILSFWLGWIVGSWPLFWALFISFVLGTAYSINLPLLRWKRFAVVAAMCIFAVRAVIVQIAFYLHIQDIPDIVGDKIFGIQSFTVRLGQERVFWICIGLLEMAYLVAIVVGAASSNTWSKYFTILGHSALALLLWTRAKSVDFSSKAAITSFYMFIWKLFYAEYLLIPLVR; translated from the exons atggAATCTTTGCTTATTGGGTCCTTTCATAGACCATCAATTCCAGTTCCTGCTGAGTTTTCTCCACTCAAAACCA GTTCACATGCAATAGTACGGGTTTTGAAATGTAAAGCATGGAAGAGACCAAAAAAGCACTATTCCTCTTCAATGAAGTTGCAGCGGCAGTATATCACGCAAGAGCATGTTGGAGGAAGTGATCTAAGCACTATTGCTGCTGATAAAAAACTTAAAGGGAGATTTTTGGTGCACGCATCATCTGAACACCCTCTTGAATCTCAACCTTCTAAAAGTCCTTGGGACTCAGTTAATGATGCCGTAGATGCTTTCTACAGGTTCTCGCGGCCCCATACCATAATAGGAACA GCATTGAGCATAATTTCAGTTTCTCTCCTTGCAGTTGAGAAGTTCTCTGATTTTTCTCCATTATTTTTCACTGGGGTGTTAGAG GCCATTGTTGCTGCCCTATTCATGAACATTTACATAGTTGGTTTAAACCAGTTGTCTGACATCGAAATAGACAAG GTAAACAAGCCATATCTTCCATTGGCATCAGGGGAATACTCTGTACAAACTGGAGTGATTGTTGTGTCGTCTTTTGCCATTTTG AGTTTTTGGCTTGGATGGATCGTTGGTTCCTGGCCTTTATTTTGGGCGCTTTTCATCAGTTTTGTACTGGGAACTGCCTATTCAATAAAT CTACCACTTTTGAGATGGAAGAGATTTGCTGTGGTTGCTGCAATGTGCATCTTTGCTGTACGAGCGGTGATAGTTCAGATAGCTTTTTATTTGCATATTCAG GACATACCTGATATTGTTGGTGACAAGATCTTTGGAATTCAATCTTTTACTGTCCGCTTGGGTCAAGAGAGG GTCTTTTGGATTTGTATTGGTCTACTTGAAATGGCTTATCTTGTTGCCATCGTAGTGGGTGCAGCATCTTCCAACACCTGGAGCAAATATTTTACT ATTCTGGGTCATTCTGCTTTGGCTCTTTTACTTTGGACTCGTGCCAAATCAGTCGACTTCAGTAGTAAAGCAGCAATAACATCCTTTTACATGTTCATATGGAAG CTTTTTTATGCAGAGTATCTGCTCATACCGCTCGTGAGGTGA
- the LOC101263529 gene encoding homogentisate phytyltransferase 1, chloroplastic isoform X3, with amino-acid sequence MESLLIGSFHRPSIPVPAEFSPLKTSSHAIVRVLKCKAWKRPKKHYSSSMKLQRQYITQEHVGGSDLSTIAADKKLKGRFLVHASSEHPLESQPSKSPWDSVNDAVDAFYRFSRPHTIIGTALSIISVSLLAVEKFSDFSPLFFTGVLEAIVAALFMNIYIVGLNQLSDIEIDKVNKPYLPLASGEYSVQTGVIVVSSFAILSFWLGWIVGSWPLFWALFISFVLGTAYSINERFLIGVRKMLLHFQLPLLRWKRFAVVAAMCIFAVRAVIVQIAFYLHIQDIPDIVGDKIFGIQSFTVRLGQERVFWICIGLLEMAYLVAIVVGAASSNTWSKYFTILGHSALALLLWTRAKSVDFSSKAAITSFYMFIWKLFYAEYLLIPLVR; translated from the exons atggAATCTTTGCTTATTGGGTCCTTTCATAGACCATCAATTCCAGTTCCTGCTGAGTTTTCTCCACTCAAAACCA GTTCACATGCAATAGTACGGGTTTTGAAATGTAAAGCATGGAAGAGACCAAAAAAGCACTATTCCTCTTCAATGAAGTTGCAGCGGCAGTATATCACGCAAGAGCATGTTGGAGGAAGTGATCTAAGCACTATTGCTGCTGATAAAAAACTTAAAGGGAGATTTTTGGTGCACGCATCATCTGAACACCCTCTTGAATCTCAACCTTCTAAAAGTCCTTGGGACTCAGTTAATGATGCCGTAGATGCTTTCTACAGGTTCTCGCGGCCCCATACCATAATAGGAACA GCATTGAGCATAATTTCAGTTTCTCTCCTTGCAGTTGAGAAGTTCTCTGATTTTTCTCCATTATTTTTCACTGGGGTGTTAGAG GCCATTGTTGCTGCCCTATTCATGAACATTTACATAGTTGGTTTAAACCAGTTGTCTGACATCGAAATAGACAAG GTAAACAAGCCATATCTTCCATTGGCATCAGGGGAATACTCTGTACAAACTGGAGTGATTGTTGTGTCGTCTTTTGCCATTTTG AGTTTTTGGCTTGGATGGATCGTTGGTTCCTGGCCTTTATTTTGGGCGCTTTTCATCAGTTTTGTACTGGGAACTGCCTATTCAATAAAT GAAAGGTTTCTAATTGGTGTTCGCAAAATGCTTCTACATTTTCAGCTACCACTTTTGAGATGGAAGAGATTTGCTGTGGTTGCTGCAATGTGCATCTTTGCTGTACGAGCGGTGATAGTTCAGATAGCTTTTTATTTGCATATTCAG GACATACCTGATATTGTTGGTGACAAGATCTTTGGAATTCAATCTTTTACTGTCCGCTTGGGTCAAGAGAGG GTCTTTTGGATTTGTATTGGTCTACTTGAAATGGCTTATCTTGTTGCCATCGTAGTGGGTGCAGCATCTTCCAACACCTGGAGCAAATATTTTACT ATTCTGGGTCATTCTGCTTTGGCTCTTTTACTTTGGACTCGTGCCAAATCAGTCGACTTCAGTAGTAAAGCAGCAATAACATCCTTTTACATGTTCATATGGAAG CTTTTTTATGCAGAGTATCTGCTCATACCGCTCGTGAGGTGA